Proteins from a genomic interval of Medicago truncatula cultivar Jemalong A17 chromosome 3, MtrunA17r5.0-ANR, whole genome shotgun sequence:
- the LOC11438511 gene encoding chalcone synthase 1A has translation MVTVNEIRQAQRAEGPATVFAIGTANPQNCVDQSTYPDFYFRITNSEHKTELREKFQRMCDKSMIKKRYMHLTEEILKENPSLCEYMAPSLDARQDMVVVEVPKLGKEAATKAIKEWGQPKSKITHLIFCTTSGVDMPGADYQLTKLLGLRPYVKRYMMYQQGCFAGGTVLRLAKDLAENNKGARVLVVCSEITAVTFRGPSDTHLDSLVGQALFGDGAAAVIVGSDPLPEVEKPLFELVWTAQTIVPDSEGAIDGHLREAGLTFHLLKDVPGLVSKNIEKALVEAFQPLNISDYNSIFWIAHPGGPAILDQVELKLGLKPEKMQATRHVLSEYGNMSSACVLFILDEMRMKSKEDGLATTGEGLEWGVLFGFGPGLTIETVVLRSVST, from the exons ATGGTGACAGTGAATGAGATACGGCAGGCACAGAGAGCCGAAGGCCCTGCCACTGTCTTCGCAATAGGCACTGCAAATCCTCAAAACTGTGTTGATCAGAGTACATATCCTGACTTTTACTTCCGTATCACAAACAGTGAACACAAAACTGAACTCAGAGAAAAATTCCAGCGCATGt GTGATAAATCTATGATTAAGAAGAGATACATGCATTTGACTGaagagattttgaaggagaATCCTAGTTTATGTGAGTATATGGCACCTTCGTTGGATGCAAGACAGGATATGGTGGTTGTGGAAGTACCAAAGCTAGGAAAAGAGGCTGCAACAAAGGCTATCAAGGAATGGGGTCAACCTAAGTCAAAGATTACTCATCTAATTTTTTGCACCACAAGTGGTGTGGATATGCCTGGTGCTGACTATCAGCTCACAAAGCTCTTGGGTCTTCGCCCGTATGTGAAGCGTTATATGATGTATCAACAAGGTTGTTTTGCTGGTGGGACGGTGCTTCGTTTGGCTAAAGATTTGGCTGAAAACAACAAAGGCGCTCGTGTTTTGGTGGTTTGTTCGGAGATCACTGCAGTTACTTTCCGTGGACCTAGTGATACTCATCTTGATAGTCTTGTGGGGCAGGCATTGTTTGGAGATGGTGCAGCAGCTGTGATTGTTGGTTCAGATCCGTTGCCAGAAGTTGAGAAGCCTTTGTTTGAATTGGTTTGGACTGCACAAACAATCGTTCCAGATAGTGAAGGAGCTATTGATGGTCACCTTCGAGAAGCAGGACTGACATTCCATCTCCTCAAGGATGTTCCTGGCCTTGTCTCAAAGAACATTGAGAAAGCTCTTGTTGAGGCATTTCAGCCTTTGAATATCTCGGATTACAATTCCATCTTTTGGATCGCGCACCCAGGTGGACCAGCAATTCTTGACCAAGTTGAACTCAAATTAGGCTTAAAGCCAGAGAAAATGCAAGCCACTCGACATGTACTTAGCGAATATGGTAACATGTCAAGTGCGTGTGTGCTATTCATCTTGGATGAGATGAGGATGAAATCAAAAGAAGACGGACTTGCCACAACCGGCGAGGGACTCGAATGGGGTGTGCTTTTCGGTTTTGGTCCCGGACTCACAATCGAGACTGTTGTGCTCCGTAGTGTGTCCACCTAA